Proteins found in one Deltaproteobacteria bacterium PRO3 genomic segment:
- a CDS encoding bifunctional alpha,alpha-trehalose-phosphate synthase (UDP-forming)/trehalose-phosphatase, with translation MPTIWGFYRSISTLKPESCSEIFPRRSPTWRSSTLRTCSRSIESPRSLPSAAITTSTKGGRSVRLVIVSNRLPLTAVEKGLDFELRPSVGGLATGIHSYLEWRSRAESRASDHLWIGWPGVRDFAKKSRLERLFARRKAFPVFLLQKTLDGFYNGFCNRTLWPLFHFFPGYTVFEEGHWEDFHEANRVYAEAVVRKARPGDVLWIHDYHLLLLPRLIREQLPQLPIGFFLHIPFPSFEIFRLLPAKWRREILEGLLGADLIGFHTHDYTQAFLRCVLRILGHEHHNGILEIEGRVVKADTFPMGIDYEGFRAAAASPKIVAEGANIKRALRNAKLILSVDRLDYTKGILNRLEGYELFLEKNPSWQKKVRLFLVLVPSRTQMNLYQDMKRKIDEAIGRINGRFGSHEWTPVLYQYRAKTTAALTSLYTAADVALVTPLRDGMNLIAKEYVASRREGTGVLILSEMAGAVYELGEAAVVNPNSREEIAQAIHAGLEMPVEEQVRRNRAMQRRLERYTVVRWADDFLQQLAAVRRRGRRRGPKVLSGDAARRLLSAFRAAKRRALLLDYDGTLTPYFKDPAEAKPARRLTDLLRCLTALPRCRTVLISGRPRAVLEEWFGDIPVALVAEHGAWLRGPKGPWRRIRPLRDPWREEIRALLQTYADRLPGAFVEEKEYGLVWHFRNSPPEMASLREKELLDELLQRTGNLEVQVLRGNKIVEVRAQGVTKAEGAFAFLGRRPPDFLMAVGDDATDEDLFRALPARAHTLRVGKPPTAAKFTVPNHRAVLRLLRSLAR, from the coding sequence ATGCCAACCATTTGGGGCTTTTATCGGAGCATATCGACCCTGAAACCGGAGAGCTGCTCGGAAATTTTCCCCAGGCGTTCTCCCACATGGCGCTCATCAACACTGCGAACCTGCTCGCGAAGTATCGAGAGTCCCCGCTCTCTTCCTAGCGCCGCCATTACAACCTCAACGAAAGGAGGACGGTCCGTGCGGCTGGTCATCGTCTCCAATCGTTTACCGCTTACCGCCGTCGAAAAGGGCCTGGATTTCGAGCTTCGTCCGAGCGTCGGCGGGTTGGCCACGGGAATCCACAGTTACCTCGAGTGGCGCTCCCGCGCCGAGAGCCGGGCCTCGGACCACCTTTGGATCGGTTGGCCTGGGGTCCGCGACTTCGCGAAGAAATCGCGCCTGGAGCGGCTGTTCGCCCGTCGGAAGGCCTTTCCCGTTTTTCTCCTGCAAAAGACCCTCGACGGCTTCTACAATGGCTTCTGCAACCGGACGCTTTGGCCCTTGTTCCATTTCTTTCCGGGCTACACCGTTTTCGAGGAGGGCCATTGGGAGGATTTCCACGAGGCGAACCGCGTTTATGCGGAGGCCGTCGTTCGGAAGGCCCGGCCCGGCGACGTGTTGTGGATCCACGACTACCATTTGTTGTTGCTGCCGCGCCTGATTCGCGAGCAACTGCCCCAGCTTCCCATCGGATTTTTCCTCCACATTCCCTTTCCCTCCTTCGAGATCTTCCGCCTTCTTCCGGCTAAGTGGCGGCGCGAGATCCTGGAAGGCCTGCTGGGTGCGGACTTGATCGGCTTCCACACCCACGACTATACTCAGGCTTTCCTGCGCTGCGTCCTGCGCATCCTCGGGCACGAGCACCACAACGGCATCCTCGAGATCGAGGGGCGCGTGGTGAAGGCGGATACCTTTCCGATGGGGATCGATTACGAGGGCTTTCGGGCGGCTGCGGCCTCGCCCAAGATCGTCGCCGAAGGCGCCAACATCAAGCGGGCCTTGCGCAACGCCAAGCTGATCCTCTCGGTCGACCGCCTGGACTACACCAAGGGCATCCTCAATCGCCTCGAGGGTTATGAGCTCTTTCTGGAGAAGAATCCCTCCTGGCAGAAAAAGGTCCGGCTCTTTCTCGTGCTGGTTCCCTCCCGGACGCAGATGAATCTGTACCAGGACATGAAGCGCAAGATCGACGAGGCGATCGGCCGGATCAACGGCCGCTTCGGCAGCCATGAATGGACGCCCGTCCTCTACCAATACCGCGCCAAGACGACCGCCGCGCTGACCAGCCTCTATACCGCCGCCGACGTGGCGCTGGTGACGCCGCTCCGCGATGGAATGAACCTTATCGCCAAGGAATACGTCGCCTCCCGCCGGGAGGGGACGGGGGTATTGATATTGAGCGAGATGGCGGGTGCGGTCTACGAATTAGGCGAGGCGGCAGTGGTCAATCCCAATTCGCGAGAGGAGATCGCCCAGGCGATCCACGCCGGTCTCGAGATGCCCGTAGAAGAGCAGGTCCGGCGCAACCGCGCCATGCAACGCCGCCTCGAGCGCTACACCGTGGTTCGATGGGCCGACGACTTTCTGCAGCAGCTCGCCGCCGTGCGGAGGCGGGGCCGGCGCCGCGGTCCGAAGGTTTTGTCAGGCGATGCGGCGCGCCGGCTGCTTTCGGCCTTTCGAGCGGCGAAGCGCCGCGCCTTGTTGCTGGATTACGATGGTACCCTCACGCCCTATTTCAAGGATCCTGCCGAAGCGAAGCCCGCCAGGCGGCTGACCGATCTCCTGAGGTGCCTGACGGCGCTGCCGCGGTGCCGGACCGTCCTGATCAGCGGGAGGCCCCGCGCGGTGCTGGAAGAGTGGTTCGGAGACATTCCGGTCGCCTTGGTGGCCGAGCACGGCGCTTGGCTTCGCGGCCCCAAGGGGCCTTGGCGCCGTATCCGGCCGCTCCGCGATCCCTGGCGCGAGGAGATCCGGGCCCTGCTGCAGACCTACGCCGACCGCCTGCCAGGCGCCTTCGTGGAGGAGAAGGAATACGGCCTGGTCTGGCACTTCCGAAATTCCCCGCCGGAGATGGCCTCGCTGCGCGAGAAGGAGCTCTTGGACGAATTATTGCAAAGGACGGGCAACCTGGAGGTGCAAGTTTTGCGCGGCAACAAGATCGTCGAGGTGCGGGCCCAAGGTGTGACCAAGGCCGAGGGCGCCTTCGCCTTTCTGGGGAGGAGACCGCCGGATTTTCTCATGGCCGTTGGAGACGACGCCACGGACGAGGACCTGTTTCGGGCCCTGCCGGCCAGGGCTCACACGCTAAGGGTAGGGAAACCGCCGACCGCGGCCAAATTCACGGTCCCAAATCATCGTGCGGTTTTGCGATTGTTGCGGTCTTTGGCCCGTTAG
- a CDS encoding glycoside hydrolase family 15 protein translates to MRYGFIGNCKSAALVHENSSIDWLCLPNFDNPSIFAKILDEEGGNFRILPKNEGKIRQSYLPETNVLRTEFDDGSNAFAVVDYMPRYRVGDRYWHPPEVHRVLELVRGRPEFRVQFLPRLNYAEGRTELEVQDRVACARHGREDVFLYSSLPLNRVLGDDFVPLDRAEFFLLSYHEHLVATDLAKVLEQRAKTEAYWRTWSSHCRLPSVAPEAVLRSALALKLMTFQETGAIIAAPTTSLPEIVGEERNWDYRYCWLRDASLMLEALTSVGHFEEAEAFLNFLLGILESKQSRVQILYRIDGGTHLEEKILPHLKGYRGSSPVRIGNAAAVQKQNDVFGEVLDALYRYSQARGIEHLAGWHWSLVKFLVRTIAQQWEEEDSGIWEYRNRKAHFTFSKVLSWVALDRGARIAGALDKPLLVSEWEGIAARIREEILTKAWKPHLNSFTQSYQSEALDVALLRMEGVGFLPASDPKWVATVRRCASELLRDGFGYRYVASDDFGRPKNSFVLASFWIAKALVSIGEISRAEEIFEKVLAHANHLGLLSEHIDPETGELLGNFPQAFSHMALINTANLLAKYRESPLSS, encoded by the coding sequence ATGCGTTACGGATTCATTGGAAATTGCAAAAGCGCCGCCCTGGTGCACGAGAACAGCAGCATCGACTGGCTGTGCCTCCCCAATTTCGACAACCCCTCTATCTTCGCCAAAATTTTGGATGAAGAAGGCGGAAACTTCCGGATTTTACCGAAAAACGAAGGGAAAATCCGGCAGAGCTACCTGCCCGAAACCAACGTCCTGCGCACCGAGTTCGACGACGGATCGAACGCATTTGCGGTCGTTGACTATATGCCGCGTTACCGGGTGGGCGACCGTTATTGGCACCCGCCCGAGGTCCACCGCGTCCTGGAGCTGGTCCGGGGTCGCCCGGAATTTCGCGTCCAATTTCTCCCCCGCCTCAATTACGCGGAAGGCCGCACGGAACTCGAGGTCCAAGACCGGGTGGCCTGCGCGCGGCACGGCCGGGAGGACGTCTTTCTTTATTCCAGCCTCCCGCTGAACCGCGTCCTCGGCGACGACTTCGTCCCCTTGGACCGCGCCGAATTTTTCCTGCTTTCCTACCACGAGCACCTCGTGGCCACCGACCTCGCGAAGGTCCTCGAGCAGCGGGCCAAGACCGAGGCCTATTGGCGCACTTGGTCCTCGCATTGCCGGCTCCCCTCGGTGGCGCCGGAGGCAGTGCTGCGCTCGGCCCTGGCCTTGAAGCTCATGACCTTCCAAGAAACCGGCGCAATCATCGCGGCTCCCACTACTTCCCTCCCCGAGATCGTCGGGGAAGAAAGGAATTGGGACTACCGTTACTGCTGGCTGCGGGACGCTTCCTTGATGTTGGAGGCCCTGACCTCGGTCGGTCATTTCGAGGAGGCGGAGGCCTTTTTGAATTTTTTGTTGGGCATCCTGGAGAGCAAGCAAAGCCGGGTGCAAATCCTTTATCGCATCGATGGGGGCACCCACTTGGAGGAGAAAATCTTGCCGCATCTGAAGGGCTACCGCGGTTCCTCACCGGTCCGCATCGGCAACGCGGCGGCCGTCCAGAAGCAAAACGATGTCTTCGGCGAGGTGCTGGACGCCTTATACCGGTATTCCCAAGCGCGCGGCATCGAGCACCTGGCCGGGTGGCATTGGTCCTTGGTGAAATTTTTGGTTCGGACCATCGCCCAGCAGTGGGAAGAAGAGGATTCCGGCATTTGGGAGTACCGCAACCGCAAGGCCCACTTTACCTTTTCCAAGGTCCTCTCGTGGGTGGCTTTGGACCGGGGGGCCCGCATCGCCGGGGCCCTCGACAAGCCTCTTCTCGTTTCGGAATGGGAGGGGATCGCGGCGAGGATCCGGGAGGAAATCTTGACGAAGGCGTGGAAGCCGCATCTCAACAGCTTTACGCAATCCTACCAATCAGAGGCCCTCGACGTGGCCCTGCTGAGGATGGAGGGCGTGGGCTTCTTGCCAGCCTCCGATCCAAAGTGGGTCGCCACCGTCCGCCGCTGCGCCTCGGAGCTGCTGCGGGACGGCTTCGGATATCGTTATGTCGCGTCGGACGATTTCGGTAGACCCAAGAATTCCTTCGTGCTGGCATCTTTTTGGATCGCGAAGGCCCTTGTTTCGATCGGGGAAATTTCGCGAGCCGAGGAAATTTTCGAAAAAGTCCTTGCCCATGCCAACCATTTGGGGCTTTTATCGGAGCATATCGACCCTGAAACCGGAGAGCTGCTCGGAAATTTTCCCCAGGCGTTCTCCCACATGGCGCTCATCAACACTGCGAACCTGCTCGCGAAGTATCGAGAGTCCCCGCTCTCTTCCTAG
- a CDS encoding cell division protein ZapA, with translation MTSANNSRAPRRNPKLCATASGKPLPGSRTFSRKWSRWICSPRLNQGAETVDSGSAEKNLVRVTIFQHPYTLRSSGEPGETEALAQAVDDLMNQIASRSAGNDPVRVAVLSSLHLADRVRLLERRIAEFEQRAERLDEIAASLLDPEQA, from the coding sequence ATGACGTCCGCGAACAACTCGCGCGCGCCTCGGAGGAATCCGAAGCTTTGCGCAACCGCCAGCGGGAAGCCGCTTCCCGGATCAAGAACCTTCTCTCGCAAGTGGAGCAGATGGATCTGCTCTCCGAGGCTTAATCAAGGAGCCGAAACCGTGGATTCCGGCTCAGCTGAAAAAAATCTCGTACGCGTCACGATCTTCCAGCACCCCTACACGCTCCGCTCCTCCGGGGAGCCCGGCGAGACCGAGGCGCTGGCCCAGGCCGTCGACGACCTCATGAATCAGATCGCCTCCCGCAGTGCCGGCAATGATCCGGTCCGCGTGGCCGTGCTCTCTTCCCTCCACCTGGCCGACCGCGTCCGCCTTCTCGAGCGCCGGATCGCCGAATTCGAGCAGCGCGCCGAACGGCTTGACGAAATCGCCGCCTCCCTGCTCGATCCCGAGCAGGCTTAA
- the radA gene encoding DNA repair protein RadA, whose amino-acid sequence MHQRRERRGFVGGEVGKNLAIQFDARFLQPTDELGVAEVILAAARIDAEDEKPAEIALLAAASDVSVAERLLDRLLGGGMVPGSVILLGGDPGIGKSTLVLQVLARLGEAGGKVAYLSGEESADQIKLRAERLGVKSQNLYVMTENDLSRALPQIEALKPQMLVVDSIQTVYQPDLGSAPGSVTQVRECAGKLLYLAKSRGFTVLLVGHVTKEGALAGPKILEHIVDTVLYFEGDRGQPYRILRTFKNRFGSVSELAVYEMRGSGLVEVTNPSELFLSDSPELAPGSVVVSSLKGTRPLLAELQALVTPSSLGMPRRVTVGVDSQRVALLCAVLEKIVGLHLGGQDIFLNVVGGLDVDEPAVDLGVLLAIVSSFQNRALQKRTLVLGEVGLSGEIRPVAGEAIRLQEAARLGFQRAILPKKGSRERSPDGLALVRVGRVQEALDFF is encoded by the coding sequence ATCCACCAGCGACGTGAACGCCGCGGGTTCGTTGGCGGCGAGGTCGGCAAGAATCTTGCGATTCAGTTCGACGCCCGCTTTCTTCAGCCCACCGATGAACTTGGAGTAGCTGAGGTCATTCTGGCGGCAGCCCGCATTGATGCGGAGGATGAAAAGCCGGCGGAAATCGCGCTTCTTGCGGCGGCGTCCGACGTAAGCGTAGCGGAGCGCCTTCTCGACCGCCTCCTGGGCGGCGGCATGGTCCCCGGCTCGGTGATTTTGTTGGGCGGCGACCCCGGCATAGGCAAATCGACGCTGGTCCTGCAGGTGCTCGCGCGCTTGGGCGAGGCGGGCGGAAAGGTTGCCTACCTGAGCGGCGAGGAATCCGCCGATCAGATCAAGCTGCGCGCCGAGCGCCTCGGCGTGAAGTCGCAAAACCTCTACGTCATGACCGAGAACGACCTCTCGCGCGCCCTGCCGCAGATCGAGGCCTTGAAGCCGCAAATGTTGGTCGTCGATTCGATCCAGACCGTCTACCAGCCCGACCTGGGCTCGGCGCCCGGCTCGGTGACGCAGGTGCGGGAGTGCGCCGGCAAGCTTCTCTACCTCGCCAAATCCCGCGGTTTCACCGTCCTGCTGGTCGGGCACGTGACGAAGGAGGGCGCCCTCGCGGGCCCGAAGATCCTCGAGCACATAGTCGACACGGTGCTTTATTTCGAGGGCGATCGCGGCCAGCCCTACCGGATCTTGCGCACCTTCAAGAACCGCTTCGGCTCGGTCAGCGAGCTCGCCGTCTACGAGATGCGCGGCAGCGGCCTGGTCGAGGTCACCAATCCTTCGGAATTATTCCTCTCGGATAGCCCCGAGCTGGCGCCGGGTTCCGTGGTGGTGAGCAGCCTCAAGGGTACGCGGCCGCTCTTGGCCGAGCTCCAGGCCCTGGTGACGCCCAGCTCCCTTGGGATGCCGCGGCGGGTGACGGTGGGCGTCGACTCGCAACGCGTGGCCCTGCTCTGCGCCGTGCTCGAGAAGATCGTCGGCCTACACTTGGGTGGACAGGACATCTTCCTCAACGTGGTCGGGGGACTCGACGTCGACGAGCCGGCGGTGGACCTGGGCGTCCTGCTGGCGATCGTCTCCAGCTTTCAAAACCGCGCCCTGCAAAAGCGGACCTTGGTCCTGGGCGAGGTGGGCTTAAGCGGCGAGATCCGCCCGGTCGCCGGCGAGGCGATCCGCCTGCAGGAGGCTGCGCGCCTGGGTTTTCAACGGGCCATCCTCCCGAAAAAGGGCTCGAGGGAAAGATCTCCGGATGGCCTCGCTCTGGTTCGAGTCGGAAGGGTGCAAGAGGCCCTGGACTTTTTCTAG